In Ananas comosus cultivar F153 linkage group 10, ASM154086v1, whole genome shotgun sequence, the following proteins share a genomic window:
- the LOC109716340 gene encoding BURP domain-containing protein 6-like → MLAFLSTPTSINPTLFLLTPCTTTTTIYFSLINSISLESMARLLPLLSFLLLAIAVGASHAASPAEVYWQSVLPNSPMPSAIRDLLLSGKVSTSENVDGVGSVFFLEKDLHPGSKMTLHFTRTTSAALLPRRVSDSVPFSSAKLPEILSRFSVDAASARADAIKSTLAECEAPALAGEAKLCATSLESMVDFATASLGTRDLQAVSTAVGREGTPKQAYTVESVKKMSAPGSELVACHGMKYAYAVFHCHTTTAAAYTVSMAGADGTRVKALAACHTDAAAGVEEAFKKLNVKPGSVPVCHFLPQDDLLWSRN, encoded by the exons TTCTCATTAATTAATTCGATCTCTCTTGAATCCATGGCTCGCCTTTTGCCTCTCCTCTCCTTTCTTTTG CTGGCTATTGCAGTAGGAGCGAGTCATGCAGCTTCGCCTGCAGAGGTCTACTGGCAGAGCGTCCTGCCCAACTCTCCCATGCCGAGCGCAATCCGCGACCTGCTGCTCTCtg GGAAAGTAAGCACCTCAGAGAACGTAGACGGAGTAGGCTCCGTGTTCTTCCTGGAGAAGGACCTGCACCCGGGCTCAAAGATGACCCTGCATTTCACCCGGACCACCTCCGCCGCACTCCTCCCGCGCCGCGTCTCTGACTCGGTCCCTTTCTCCTCCGCCAAGCTCCCGGAGATACTCTCCCGCTTTTCCGTCGACGCCGCCTCTGCAAGGGCCGACGCCATCAAGAGCACCCTCGCCGAGTGCGAGGCCCCAGCCCTCGCCGGCGAGGCCAAGCTCTGTGCCACCTCGCTCGAGTCCATGGTCGACTTTGCCACCGCCAGCCTCGGCACCCGCGACTTACAGGCCGTGTCCACCGCTGTTGGCCGTGAGG GCACGCCGAAGCAGGCATATACGGTCGAGAGCGTAAAGAAGATGTCCGCCCCAGGATCCGAGCTGGTGGCGTGCCACGGCATGAAGTACGCGTACGCGGTGTTCCACTGCCACACGACGACCGCGGCCGCCTACACCGTATCGATGGCGGGCGCCGACGGGACGAGGGTGAAGGCGCTCGCAGCGTGCCACACCGACGCGGCGGCCGGGGTCGAGGAGGCGTTCAAGAAGCTCAACGTCAAGCCCGGGAGCGTGCCGGTGTGCCACTTCCTTCCCCAGGATGATCTCCTGTGGAGCCGCAATTAA
- the LOC109716339 gene encoding SMR domain-containing protein At5g58720 isoform X2: MKPSQNKKKSRKKKPKPSSPAPPPSQRSGAESKGDEGIGGEKAEGEERKDLDWLIDAFGSVSVDQIESVYREAGGDAYKAAGILGAHLEDPGEAPASSGGGCGRGDGGGGGGGRRARRKPKRVAAATGMVSDVIGKSYSSPVMVCGKGRRSGEGRAEEEKRRGDAEVEDAEQFLCSMLGDSSHLGMGVVRDVLGQCGCDVEKALEVLLDLAASSYNQHKERSYWNHGKSCMDYSIIFRGMSSKNTRENNINSFQSPDNTGEMTCHSSEKEQEFPQYAGYDSRHYMKDLPDSDIPTMGKSEMQHKILESLFGVTEYPKYEPNRMNWKTVVKKLKSFGQGLEFNSPHIIDTGEKTISGKGDGYQEFRGVASKHWDTMKMYYQKAALAYSRGERAYASHLSEKGKYFRELALEADEKASREIFEARNKSIRNTVTIDLHGQHVKQAIGLLKLHLLLFSYIPCNWACEEGRHRMERRECRDCNSQARWGEEV; this comes from the exons ATGAAACCCTCgcagaacaagaagaagagcaGGAAGAAGAAGCCGAAGCCCTCTTCTCCCGCTCCGCCGCCCTCCCAAAGATCCGGCGCTGAATCGAAGGGGGACGAGGGAATTGGAGGGGAAAAGGCCGAGGGCGAGGAGAGGAAGGACCTGGATTGGTTGATCGATGCGTTCGGTTCGGTCTCCGTCGACCAGATCGAGTCGGTGTACCGCGAGGCCGGCGGCGACGCCTACAAGGCCGCCGGAATTCTCGGCGCTCATCTCGAGGACCCCGGGGAGGCGCCGGCGtcgagcggcggcggctgcggccgcggcgacggcggcggaggtggtggcgGGAGGAGAGCGCGGCGGAAGCCCAAGAGGGTTGCGGCGGCCACGGGTATGGTTTCGGACGTGATCGGGAAGAGCTATTCGAGCCCGGTAATGGTCTGCGGCAAAGGGAGGAGGAGCGGGGAGGGGAGGGCggaggaagagaagaggagggggGATGCGGAGGTCGAGGATGCGGAGCAGTTCTTGTGCTCGATGCTGGGGGATAGCTCGCATCTTGGAATGGGAGTGGTCAGAGATGTTCTAG GTCAATGTGGATGTGATGTTGAGAAG GCTCTGGAGGTGTTACTAGATTTAGCAGCATCCTCCTACAACCAGCACAAGGAGAGGAGCTATTGGAATCATGGAAAGAGTTGCATGGATTATTCTATTATCTTCCGTGGGATGTCCAGTAAAAACACCCGAGAGAACAATATAAACTCATTCCAG TCACCAGATAATACCGGTGAGATGACCTGTCATTCATCTGAAAAAGAACAAGAATTCCCACAATATGCAGGATATGATAGCAG ACATTACATGAAGGATCTTCCTGATTCAGATATTCCAACGATGGGGAAATCCGAAATGCAACATAAAATCTTGGAGTCGTTGTTTGGTGTTACTGAGTATCCAAAGTATGAGCCGAATCGTATGAACTGGAAGACGGTAGTAAAGAAGCTAAAATCATTTGGGCAAGGGTTGGAATTTAATTCTCCCCACATCATAGATACTGGAGAAAAAACTATAAGTG GTAAAGGAGATGGTTATCAGGAGTTCCGCGGTGTTGCCAGTAAGCATTGGGACACGATGAAAATGTACTATCAGAAA GCTGCGTTGGCGTACTCAAGAGGGGAACGTGCTTATGCCTCTCATCTTTCAGAGAAG GGCAAATACTTTCGTGAGTTGGCCCTTGAAGCTGATGAAAAAGCCAGTCGAGAGATTTTTGAAGCTAG AAACAAGAGTATAAGAAATACAGTCACTATCGACTTACATGGGCAGCATGTCAAACAAGCTATTGGGCTTTTGAAGCTTCACCtacttttattttcatatattccTT GTAATTGGGCTTGCGAAGAAGGAAGGCATAGAATGGAGCGAAGAGAATGCAGGGACTGTAATTCTCAGGCTAGATGGGGCGAGGAAGTATAG
- the LOC109716339 gene encoding SMR domain-containing protein At5g58720 isoform X1, translated as MKPSQNKKKSRKKKPKPSSPAPPPSQRSGAESKGDEGIGGEKAEGEERKDLDWLIDAFGSVSVDQIESVYREAGGDAYKAAGILGAHLEDPGEAPASSGGGCGRGDGGGGGGGRRARRKPKRVAAATGMVSDVIGKSYSSPVMVCGKGRRSGEGRAEEEKRRGDAEVEDAEQFLCSMLGDSSHLGMGVVRDVLGQCGCDVEKALEVLLDLAASSYNQHKERSYWNHGKSCMDYSIIFRGMSSKNTRENNINSFQSPDNTGEMTCHSSEKEQEFPQYAGYDSRHYMKDLPDSDIPTMGKSEMQHKILESLFGVTEYPKYEPNRMNWKTVVKKLKSFGQGLEFNSPHIIDTGEKTISGKGDGYQEFRGVASKHWDTMKMYYQKAALAYSRGERAYASHLSEKGKYFRELALEADEKASREIFEARNKSIRNTVTIDLHGQHVKQAIGLLKLHLLLFSYIPSVHFLRVITGCGVDGVGRGKLKCSVIGLAKKEGIEWSEENAGTVILRLDGARKYSFAEGDSDSE; from the exons ATGAAACCCTCgcagaacaagaagaagagcaGGAAGAAGAAGCCGAAGCCCTCTTCTCCCGCTCCGCCGCCCTCCCAAAGATCCGGCGCTGAATCGAAGGGGGACGAGGGAATTGGAGGGGAAAAGGCCGAGGGCGAGGAGAGGAAGGACCTGGATTGGTTGATCGATGCGTTCGGTTCGGTCTCCGTCGACCAGATCGAGTCGGTGTACCGCGAGGCCGGCGGCGACGCCTACAAGGCCGCCGGAATTCTCGGCGCTCATCTCGAGGACCCCGGGGAGGCGCCGGCGtcgagcggcggcggctgcggccgcggcgacggcggcggaggtggtggcgGGAGGAGAGCGCGGCGGAAGCCCAAGAGGGTTGCGGCGGCCACGGGTATGGTTTCGGACGTGATCGGGAAGAGCTATTCGAGCCCGGTAATGGTCTGCGGCAAAGGGAGGAGGAGCGGGGAGGGGAGGGCggaggaagagaagaggagggggGATGCGGAGGTCGAGGATGCGGAGCAGTTCTTGTGCTCGATGCTGGGGGATAGCTCGCATCTTGGAATGGGAGTGGTCAGAGATGTTCTAG GTCAATGTGGATGTGATGTTGAGAAG GCTCTGGAGGTGTTACTAGATTTAGCAGCATCCTCCTACAACCAGCACAAGGAGAGGAGCTATTGGAATCATGGAAAGAGTTGCATGGATTATTCTATTATCTTCCGTGGGATGTCCAGTAAAAACACCCGAGAGAACAATATAAACTCATTCCAG TCACCAGATAATACCGGTGAGATGACCTGTCATTCATCTGAAAAAGAACAAGAATTCCCACAATATGCAGGATATGATAGCAG ACATTACATGAAGGATCTTCCTGATTCAGATATTCCAACGATGGGGAAATCCGAAATGCAACATAAAATCTTGGAGTCGTTGTTTGGTGTTACTGAGTATCCAAAGTATGAGCCGAATCGTATGAACTGGAAGACGGTAGTAAAGAAGCTAAAATCATTTGGGCAAGGGTTGGAATTTAATTCTCCCCACATCATAGATACTGGAGAAAAAACTATAAGTG GTAAAGGAGATGGTTATCAGGAGTTCCGCGGTGTTGCCAGTAAGCATTGGGACACGATGAAAATGTACTATCAGAAA GCTGCGTTGGCGTACTCAAGAGGGGAACGTGCTTATGCCTCTCATCTTTCAGAGAAG GGCAAATACTTTCGTGAGTTGGCCCTTGAAGCTGATGAAAAAGCCAGTCGAGAGATTTTTGAAGCTAG AAACAAGAGTATAAGAAATACAGTCACTATCGACTTACATGGGCAGCATGTCAAACAAGCTATTGGGCTTTTGAAGCTTCACCtacttttattttcatatattccTT CTGTCCATTTCCTCAGAGTTATCACTGGATGTGGTGTAGATGGTGTTGGCAGGGGAAAGTTAAAGTGCTCG GTAATTGGGCTTGCGAAGAAGGAAGGCATAGAATGGAGCGAAGAGAATGCAGGGACTGTAATTCTCAGGCTAGATGGGGCGAGGAAGTATAGTTTTGCAGAAGGCGATAGTGATTCTGAGTAG
- the LOC109716317 gene encoding uncharacterized protein LOC109716317, with protein MVSSLFRSLLLLRRNPNTLRRLPAQFHLAAAALGTTPPPPPLPPLLGNLPKTLIARSSLNPSHGLSHPSPSPWFHAPAVGFCAGASVGDEVGESPLMGSSPEPEKPRSKKKPQKRKARFDFTKVDVALLPTVILVGRPNVGKSALFNRLIRRREALVYNTPGDHVTRDVREGIAKLGDLRFRVLDSAGLETAATSGSILSRTAEMTENVIARSQFAIFLIDVRDGLQPLDLEVGKWLRRHAQGVRTIVAMNKSESLDERGLITAAAGEAYALGFGDPIAISAETGLGMAELYEILRPMLDDYMLQLPKNEHNQEDTTSEEENNEERKLPLQLAIVGRPNVGKSTLLNTLLQEERVLVGPEAGLTRDSIRAQFQFENRTVYLVDTAGWLQRSGQEKGPASLSVVQSRKNLMRAHVVALVLDGEEIAKAKSSMKHAEVVIARQAIEEGRGLVVIVNKMDLLRGNSLLIGKVMEAVPKEIQTVIPQVTGIPVVFVSALEGRGRVAVMHQLIDTYEKWCLRLPTARLNRWLRKVMSRHSWKDLATQPKVKYFTQVKARPPTFVAFLSGKAQLSDTDMRFLTKSLKEDFNLGGIPIRIMQRSIPRRADPNKNSNNLRTRMNLRARSDKRLAPSELAPS; from the exons ATGGTGAGCTCCCTCTTtcgatctcttcttcttcttcgccgaaACCCTAACACCCTTCGTCGCCTCCCCGCCCAATTCCACctcgccgcggcggcgctcggcaccacccctcctcctcctcctcttcctcccctTCTGGGTAACCTCCCCAAAACCCTCATTGCAAGATCCTCACTCAACCCCTCCCATGGCCTCTCTCATCCCTCGCCGTCGCCGTGGTTCCACGCTCCCGCCGTGGGATTCTGCGCCGGTGCGAGCGTGGGCGACGAGGTCGGGGAATCGCCGTTGATGGGTTCTTCTCCTGAGCCGGAGAAGCCGAGGAGCAAGAAGAAGCCGCAGAAGAGGAAAGCGAGGTTTGATTTCACGAAGGTCGATGTAGCGCTTCTCCCAACCGTGATTCTAGTGGGTCGGCCCAATGTCGGAAAGTCGGCGCTGTTCAATCG GTTGATTAGGCGGAGAGAGGCTCTCGTTTACAACACTCCTGGTGATCACGTCACACGCGATGTCCGAGAAGGGATCGCCAAGTTGGGTGATTTGAGATTTAGGGTTCTGGATTCCGCTGGCCTCGAGACTGCGGCTACTTCAGGGAGTATACTTAGCAGGACTGCCGAGATGACAGAAAATGTGATTGCAAGGTCCCAATTCGCCATCTTTCTGATTGATGTCAG GGATGGGCTGCAGCCGCTCGATCTTGAAGTTGGGAAGTGGCTGAGGAGGCATGCCCAGGGAGTCCGTACCATCGTTGCAATGAATAAATCCGAGTCCCTTGATGAGCGAGGCCTTATTACTGCAGCGGCTGGGGAGGCCTATGCATTAGGATTTGGTGACCCAATTGCCATTTCTGCAGAGACTGGCTTGGGAATGGCAGAGCTTTATGAGATCCTCCGCCCAATGTTGGACGATTATATGCTTCAACTTCCAAAAA ATGAGCATAACCAAGAGGATACTACGTCTGAAGAGGAGAATAACGAAGAGAGGAAGTTACCTTTGCAACTTGCAATTGTTGGACGTCCTAATGTTGGGAAGTCTACTCTGCTGAATACCTTATTACAAGAAGAAAGGGTTCTGGTTGGGCCAGAGGCTGGCTTAACAAGGGATTCAATTCGAGCTCAATTTCAATTCGAAAACCGGACTGTCtatttg GTGGACACTGCAGGTTGGTTACAAAGATCAGGGCAAGAAAAGGGGCCAGCATCATTAAGTGTCGTACAGTCAAGAAAGAACCTTATGAGAGCTCATGTTGTAGCTTTAGTGCTTGATGGAGAAGAG ATTGCAAAAGCTAAGAGCAGTATGAAACATGCAGAAGTAGTTATAGCACGGCAAGCGATTGAAGAAGGTCGTGGACTGGTCGTGATTGTAAACAAGATGGATCTTCTTAGAGGAAACTCTTTATTAATTGGAAAAGTCATGGAAGCTGTTCCTAAGGAAATTCAGACTGTCATACCTCAG GTCACTGGGATACCAGTTGTATTTGTTTCTGCATTGGAAGGAAGGGGACGAGTTGCCGTCATGCATCAGCTCATAGATACTTATGAAAAATGGTGCTTAAGATTGCCAACTGCGCGTCTTAATCGCTGGTTGCGTAAG GTTATGAGCAGGCATTCGTGGAAAGATCTAGCGACCCAACCGAAGGTGAAGTACTTCACTCAGGTCAAAGCACGGCCGCCTACATTCGTTGCCTTTCTGAGTGGGAAGGCACAGCTTTCAGATACCGATATGAGGTTCTTAACGAAGTCTCTCAAGGAAGATTTTAATCTTGGTGGGATCCCAATCCGCATCATGCAGCGGTCCATTCCGAGAAGAGCAGatcccaataaaaatagtaacaATTTGAGAACTAGGATGAATTTGAGAGCCAGATCGGACAAAAGATTGGCACCATCAGAACTTGCTCCTTCGTGA
- the LOC109716318 gene encoding 3-methyl-2-oxobutanoate hydroxymethyltransferase 1, mitochondrial, which yields MFRWAARRWMSNVPEGAVYGGPREQSLGRRVTLGQLRQKQRRGEAITMVTAYDYPSAVHVDRAGVDVCLVGDSAAMVVHGHDTTLPIPLDLMLAHCRAVARGAPRPLLVGDLPFGSYESSPSQAVDSAVRMLKEGGMDAIKLEGAAPSRITAAKAIVEAGIAVMGHVGLTPQAISVLGGFRPQGKTVESAIKVVETALALQKAGCFSIVLECVPAPVAAAATKALEIPTIGIGAGPFCSGQVLVYHDLLGMLQHPHHAKVTPKFCKQFGHVGDAINKALSEYKQEVESRSFPGPAHTPYRISDADVDGFLNELQKMGLSEAATAAAAAAENVETAGRSSEDNNCS from the exons ATGTTTCGGTGGGCGGCGCGGCGGTGGATGAGCAACGTGCCGGAGGGGGCGGTGTACGGGGGGCCGCGGGAGCAGAGCTTGGGGCGGCGGGTGACGCTGGGTCAGCTGCGGCAGAAGCAGCGGCGCGGGGAGGCGATCACGATGGTGACCGCGTACGACTACCCGTCGGCCGTGCACGTCGACCGCGCCGGCGTCGACGTCTGCCTCGTCGGCGACTCCGCCGCCATGGTCGTCCACGGCCACGACACCACCCTCCCCATCCCCCTCGACCTCATGCTCGCCCACTGCCGCGCCGTCGCCCGCGGCGCCCCCCGCCCCCTCCTCGTCGGCGACCTCCCCTTCGGCTCCTACGAGTCCTCCCCCTCCCAG GCGGTGGACTCAGCGGTGAGGATGCTCAAAGAAGGGGGCATGGACGCGATCAAGCTTGAAGGCGCAGCACCGTCGAGGATAACAGCCGCAAAGGCAATCGTTGAGGCGGGGATCGCTGTCATGGGCCATGTGGGGTTGACGCCGCAGGCCATCAGCGTGCTCGGTGGGTTCCGGCCCCAGGGGAAGACGGTTGAAAGCGCCATTAAG GTGGTGGAGACAGCACTTGCCTTGCAGAAGGCAGGGTGCTTCTCGATTGTGTTGGAGTGCGTGCCAGCACCTGTGGCGGCAGCCGCTACCAAGGCCTTAGAGATTCCCACTATAGGGATTGGTGCAGGGCCGTTCTGCAGTGGCCAG GTATTAGTTTACCACGACTTGCTGGGAATGCTGCAACATCCTCATCATGCCAAG GTAACCCCTAAATTTTGTAAGCAGTTTGGACATGTGGGTGATGCCATCAACAAGGCACTGTCAGAGTATAAGCAAGAAGTGGAGAGCCGGTCTTTTCCCGGTCCGGCTCACACTCCATACAGAATAAGTGATGCCGATGTCGATGGGTTTCTTAACGAGCTACAGAAGATGGGTTTGAGTGAGGCCGCAACCGcggcagctgctgctgctgaaaaTGTTGAGACAGCTGGGCGATCATCGGAGGACAACAACTGCTCATAG